In Bradyrhizobium erythrophlei, a single genomic region encodes these proteins:
- a CDS encoding DUF1330 domain-containing protein codes for MKHLLVTTTALMLASFALGAFTVQRVGAQVKPPVYFVVENEISDVQGYLKEYAGRARDMIKANGGRYIAAGDATTFVGEPPKSRVAIFVFDDLQQIQTWLNSPEYKELKKVGDKYAKYRNYAVPGVPQ; via the coding sequence ATGAAACATCTTTTGGTAACGACTACCGCGTTGATGCTGGCGAGCTTCGCGCTTGGCGCATTCACGGTTCAGCGGGTGGGCGCGCAAGTCAAGCCGCCGGTCTATTTCGTCGTTGAGAACGAGATCAGCGACGTGCAGGGCTATCTCAAGGAATATGCGGGGCGAGCTCGTGATATGATCAAAGCCAACGGGGGCCGCTATATAGCGGCGGGAGATGCGACAACATTCGTGGGCGAACCGCCCAAATCTCGGGTCGCCATATTCGTGTTCGACGACCTCCAGCAAATACAAACTTGGCTAAACTCCCCCGAGTACAAAGAGCTCAAGAAGGTAGGCGACAAGTACGCCAAATATCGCAACTACGCCGTCCCGGGCGTTCCACAGTAG
- a CDS encoding winged helix-turn-helix domain-containing protein, translating to MQFIFENHVLNAERRELRRGYELVAVEPQVFDLLIHLLTHRDRVVSKDDLFASVWAGRVVSDSTLTSRINAARRAIGDSGEDQKLIRTVARKGFRFVGSVQMSDAGADNADVGSAALEGREPWRPIALHERPAIAVLPFTNMSGDPEQEYFSDGISEDIITALSKLRWFFVIARNSSFTYKGKAVHMNQVGAELGVGYVLEGSVRKGGDRVRITAQLNDVATGSHLWAEKYDRELANVFAVQDEITEAIVAAIEPQLYAAENFRAQRKAPDSLDAWDLVMRALSHYWRVTRQDNVVAQALLEKAIAIDPGYGQALGVLATSYTFSAHMGWADMAGVAEIAERAALAAIQADSEDPWAHLALGSVFLFRRRFEDSLAEFESSLDLNPNFSLAQGYYGLTLSYCGRWQEGCAAAQRALQLSPRDPCSAIFCGIAAYSHFVGRKYDEATRLAREAIRQRSDFVGGHRVLTAAAGMVGQYDVAKAALLELRRAQPNISLSWLATHMPIRDQAECEHYLEGFRRAGLQ from the coding sequence TTGCAATTTATATTTGAAAATCATGTACTTAACGCTGAACGACGAGAATTGCGTCGGGGGTATGAGCTTGTTGCGGTCGAGCCTCAGGTGTTCGACCTCTTGATTCATCTGCTCACTCACCGGGACCGCGTCGTCAGCAAAGACGATCTTTTCGCCTCGGTCTGGGCTGGACGCGTGGTGTCGGATTCGACACTCACCAGCCGCATCAACGCGGCTCGCAGGGCAATTGGCGATAGTGGCGAGGATCAGAAACTAATCCGCACCGTCGCACGCAAAGGCTTCCGCTTTGTTGGCAGCGTTCAAATGAGCGACGCGGGTGCGGACAATGCCGATGTCGGCAGCGCTGCCTTGGAAGGCCGCGAACCGTGGCGACCGATTGCACTGCATGAACGTCCTGCCATAGCTGTACTTCCCTTTACAAATATGAGTGGCGATCCAGAACAGGAGTATTTTTCCGACGGGATCAGCGAAGACATCATCACCGCGCTTTCCAAGCTTCGTTGGTTCTTTGTAATCGCGCGCAACTCGTCGTTCACATACAAGGGAAAGGCGGTCCACATGAATCAGGTCGGGGCCGAACTCGGCGTTGGCTATGTCCTGGAGGGGAGCGTTCGCAAAGGCGGCGACCGTGTCCGTATCACAGCTCAGCTCAACGACGTCGCAACTGGCAGTCATCTTTGGGCGGAAAAGTACGATCGCGAATTGGCAAACGTATTCGCCGTGCAGGACGAAATCACCGAAGCTATCGTCGCCGCGATCGAGCCGCAGCTTTATGCAGCGGAAAATTTCCGTGCACAGCGCAAGGCGCCCGACAGTCTAGACGCCTGGGACCTCGTAATGCGGGCATTATCGCATTACTGGCGCGTTACACGCCAAGACAACGTCGTCGCACAGGCGCTACTGGAAAAGGCGATCGCGATCGATCCAGGCTACGGTCAGGCCCTTGGGGTGCTTGCCACGAGTTATACCTTTAGCGCCCATATGGGTTGGGCGGACATGGCTGGCGTGGCGGAGATCGCCGAGCGCGCCGCCCTCGCCGCAATTCAGGCCGACAGCGAGGATCCCTGGGCCCACTTGGCGCTCGGGAGCGTGTTTCTATTCCGGCGGCGCTTCGAGGATTCGCTGGCGGAGTTCGAATCGTCGCTCGATCTAAATCCGAATTTCTCGCTGGCCCAAGGCTACTACGGCCTGACGTTGTCGTATTGTGGGCGCTGGCAGGAAGGCTGTGCTGCGGCACAGCGCGCGCTGCAACTGTCTCCGCGCGATCCGTGCTCTGCGATCTTTTGCGGCATCGCGGCTTATTCCCATTTTGTCGGCCGCAAATATGATGAGGCGACACGTCTTGCGCGCGAGGCTATCCGACAGCGCAGCGACTTTGTCGGTGGCCACCGGGTGCTGACGGCGGCTGCCGGGATGGTTGGTCAATACGATGTCGCTAAAGCCGCATTGCTTGAGCTCAGGCGCGCGCAGCCAAATATCTCACTCTCCTGGCTAGCCACGCATATGCCAATTCGCGATCAGGCGGAATGCGAACATTATCTGGAAGGCTTCCGTCGCGCCGGCTTGCAATAG